The genomic DNA CCGACTATTATCTCTTTAGCAAAAGGAATGGGGAATGGTTTTCCTGTTGGTGGTATTTTAATTCATCCGTCTATAAAGGCTTCTTTTGGTTTATTAGGAACCACTTTTGGTGGAAATAATTTGGCTTGTGTGGCTTCTCTTGCCGTTTTAGAGGTTATTAAAGAAGAAAAGTTAATGGAAAATGCAAAATCTATTTCAGCCTATTTTATTGAGCAAGCCAAAACGATTCCTAATTTAAAAGCAGTTAAAGGAAGAGGTTTAATGCTGGGTTTAGAGTTTAACTTTCCAATTGCAGAAATTAGAAAAAACATGATTTATAAGCATAAAATTTTTACAGGAAGTGCTAAAAATCCGAATGTAATTAGAATTCTACCTTCTTTAACGGTTAAAAAAGAACACATCGATGTCTTTTTGAATGCTTTGAAAAAGGAAATATCATAGTCTTTTTGAAACTTATCGCGCCTACTCAAGAGGACATTATAACCATGTCTAATCGAATGCAGTCGAGATCTAAAAAATAATAAAATGAAAAATTACACCTCCATAAACGATATTGATAACATTAATTCTTGGATTGAAGAAGCCAAAGAAATCAAAGCAGAACCTTTAAAAAATATTGAATTAGGAAAAAATAAAACCTTAGGATTGTTATTTTTTAACTCCAGTTTACGTACCCGTTTAAGTACACAAAAAGCAGCTTTAAATTTAGGAATGAACCCAATTGTAATGAATGTTTCTGGAGATACTTGGGGAATTGAATTTGGAGATGGAACCGTAATGGATGGCAATACCGCAGAACATATTAAAGAAGCGGCTGCGGTAATTTCTCAATATTGTGACATTATTGCTGTAAGAGCTTTTCCGAGTTTAACTGACAAGCAAAAAGACGAATCTGAACACGTTTTAAAATCGTTTGTTCAATTTGCTTCTGTGCCAATTGTAAGTATGGAAAGTGCAACCGGTCATCCGTTACAAGGACTAACAGATGCAATTACAATTGCTGAAAATTCTACAAAAAAAAGACCAAAAGTCGTTTTAAGTTGGGCGCCGCATGTAAAAGCTTTACCGCACGCTGTTGGAAATAGTTTTGTGCAAGCAATGCAAAAAATGGACGTTGAGTTTGTGATTGCAAATCCGGAAGGATATGATTTGAATCCAGAAATTACGAAAGACACGCCTATTTATCACAATCAGTCAGCCGCTTTTAAAGATGCTGATTTTGTCTACGCAAAAAACTGGAGTTCTTATAATAACTACGGACAAATACTAAACGTAGATGCAGATTGGATGATAACAAAAGATAAATTAGCGAATGCTAAATTTATGCATTGTTTGCCTGTTAGAAGAAATCTTGTGGTGGAAGATGCCGTTTTAGATAGCGATGCTTCTTTAGTTATTGAACAAGCAAATAATAGAACTTTTGCTGCGCAATTGGTTTTGAAGAAGATTTTAGAAAACAACTAACATCATTGTGAGAAACGAAGCAACCTGCTTATTAATAGACAGATTGCTTCGTGCCTCGCAATGACAGATACACGAAAATGGAAAAACTATCAATCATAAAAATTGGCGGAAAAATTATTGAAGATGAAACTTCTTTACATGCTTTTCTAAAATTATTTTCTAACTTAGAAGGAAAGAAAATATTAGTTCATGGTGGAGGAAAACGTGCTACATATATCGCATCTAAATTAGGAGTTGAATCTAAAATGATCGCTGGTAGACGGATTACTGACAAAGAAACTTTGGATGTTATTACTATGGTGTACGGCGGTTTGGTAAACAAGAATATAGTTGCCAAACTACAAGCTTTACAAATTAACGCAATTGGCTTAACGGGCGCAGACATCAACAGTGTAAAATCTGAAAGAAGACCGGTAAAAGAAGTTGATTTTGGCTTTGTGGGTGATGTAAAACAAGTAAATTCGAATGGAATTGATAAATTAATGAAAGCTGATTTTACGCCTGTTTTTTGTGCCATTACGCACGATGGAAACGGACAACTATTAAACACAAATGCAGATACAATTGCAAGTACTATTGCAGTTGGAATGAGCGAAATCTATGAAACATCCATTTATTATTGTTTTGAATTGAATGGTGTTCTAAGAGATTTTAATGTTAAAGATTCAGTAGTAAAAGTGATCAATTCTAAAACGTATAAAGAGTTATTAGATGCTAAAATTATTACTGACGGAATGATTCCTAAAATAGACAATTGTTTTGACGCTTTAAACAATGGCGTATCAAGAGTACATATTGGAAATACTTCTATGTTCACAAAAGAAAATGAGTTTTATACGACCATAACATTATAAATATGACGTTACAAAAATTAACAGAAAACGCAATTTCTCTTTTAAAAAATTTGATTGAAACACAATCATTTTCTACTGAAGAAGAAAACACTGCGAAATTGATAGAAGGTTGGTTTATAGAAAATGAAATCCCTTTTAAAAGAACAAAAAACAATATTTGGGCAACCAACAAACATTTTGATGAAAGCAAACCTACTCTATTGCTAAACTCTCATCATGATACGGTTCACCCAAACTCTGCGTATACAAAAGATCCTTTAAAGGCAATTGTAGAAGATGGTAAATTATACGGTTTAGGTTCTAATGATGCTGGTGGGTGTTTGGTTTCCTTAATAGCAACTTTCACCAATTTTTACGCACAAGAAAATCTAAAATACAATTTGGTTATTGTGGCTTCTGCCGAAGAGGAAAATTCTGGACCTGATGGTTTAAACTCTATGCTTTCTATCATTCCGCATATTGATGTGGCCATTGTTGGTGAACCTACTTTAATGAATTTAGCCGTTGCAGAAAAAGGCTTAGTTGTTTTTGATGCTGTTGTAGCAGGAACTCCGAGTCATGCGGCGCATCCAAATAATAACAATTCAATTTATAATACAATTGAAGTTTTACAATGGTTTAAAGATTTTAAATTTGACAAACCTTCTGTTGCTTTAGGTGATGTAAAAATGACAGTTACTCAAATTGCTGCAGGTTCTCAACATAATGTGGTGCCTGCACATGTAGATTTAGTGATAGATGTTCGTGTAAATGACGCCTATTCTAATAAAGAAATTGCAGCTATTTTACAAGAAAAATCGCCTTGTACAACAATTACTCCTAGAAGTTTACGCTTAAACTCCTCTTCTATTTCTACAGAACACGATTTAGTAAAAGCAGGTATTGCCATGGGAAGAGAAACGTATGGTTCCCCCACCTTATCAGATCAATCTGTACTAACTTGTCAATCTTTAAAATTAGGCCCAGGCGACAGCACACGTTCACATTCTGCCGATGAATTTATTTATCTTGCAGAAATTGAAGAAGGAATACAGATTTATATTGAACTCTTGAATAGAGTAATTAAATAGAGAAAAAAGAGGATCGAGACAAGAAACAAGACTGACATATTTAGTCTTGATTCTAAATAAGTTATTATAATAAATGTCTGGTCGAGCGTAGTCGAGACCTAAATTTAACCTCTCGCCTGCGCTCGAGAAAATGTAAAAGGAATAAAATAATCGTCATAACGAGGAAGTACGACAAAGTTATCTTATAATTAATGATGAGATTGCTTCGTTCTTCGCAATGACAACAAAATATAGAAATTATGAAGTTATGGGATAAAGGATTTTCAATAGATAAACAAATAGAAAAATTTACAGTAGGTAATGATAGAGAAATTGACATGCATATTGCAAAATATGATGTTCAGGCTTCTTTAGCTCATGCCATAATGTTAGCATCTATTGGTATTATTACTGCGGATGAATTGAAAGATTTAAAAAGAGGTTTGAAAGAATTGGCAGACGATATTGAAAACGGAACCTTCATAATAGAAGCTTCTTTTGAAGATGTACATTCTAAAATTGAATGGGAATTAACCAATAAATTAGGAGAAGTTGGTAAGAAAATTCATACGGCTCGTTCTAGAAATGATCAAGTTTTGGTTGCTTTACAATTGTACTATAAAGAGAATTTAGCCATTATCAACGATAAAACAAAGACTCTTTTTGATACGCTTTTAGGTTTAGCTGAAACACACAAAGAAAGTTTATTACCGGGTTACACACACTTACAGGTTGCAATGCCATCATCTTTCGGATTATGGTTTTCTGCCTATGCTGAATTATTGATTGATGATGTCTATATGTTGAACGCGGTTTCTAGAGTTGTAGACCAAAATCCTTTGGGTTCTGCTGCTGGTTACGGAAGTTCATTCCCTATCGACAGAGAATTAACAACCAAAGAATTAGATTTTGCTACGTTAAAATACAATGTGGTTGCTGCACAATTAAGCAGAGGAAAAAGCGAGCGTTCTATTGCGTCCGCTTTAGGCGGATTGTGTAATACGATGGCTCGTTTTGCGATGGATGTTTGTTTGTATATGAGTCAGAATTTTAATTTTATTTCTTTTCCTGATGAATTAACAACAGGAAGTAGCATTATGCCACACAAGAAGAATCCTGATGTTTTTGAATTGATCCGTGGAAAATGTAATAAAATTCAGGCTTTACACACAGAGATGGTAATGATTACCAACAATTTACCAACGGGTTATCACAGAGATTATCAATTGTTAAAAGAAAATATTATCAATGCTTTTGAAGATGTTAAAGATATTTTAGACATCTTTAACTACTCTATTCAACAAGTAATTGTAAAAGATATTGATTTGAATGATGAAAAATATCAATATTTATTTACGGTAGATAGCATCAATAATTTAGTGGTTGAAGGCATGTCTTTTAGAGAAGCATATCAAAAAATTGGTGGACAAGTGCAAGCAGGAACTTACAAACCAGATTTAGGAAAACAACATTCTCACGTTGGAAGTATTCATAATTTATCTTTGGATAAAATTAAAGAGAAATATCCAAAAAACTAAGAACTGTTCTAATAAGAAAATAAAAGCCTTGTTTACTAATTCTAAACAAGGCTTTTTTAGTGGTATTAAATATTACTTAAAACTTACGTTAAAAGTAAAAATTGATTCCAATAGAGGTACTAAACACATCACTAAAACTAACTTCTTTAGATGTAATTGTATACCATAAGTACGTTTCTACTGTACCTAGTTCTGCGTAAAAATCGATTCCTTTTACAATTTTTGAATCTGTAAAATTCTTATGAACCATAGCTCCACCAAATAACGTAAAATGGAAAGCATTGGGTACATAATAACCTTCTGGATATTTACTTGGTAGTGTAGTAAATGAATTTGTACCTATTTGATAACTTGTTGTAAAACCTGCAATTGGCGTAATTGTTAAATTCTTTCCTATTTCTTTTCTATAAATAGGAAAAGAGTTTTTTATGGTAAGCAAGTGAATACGTTCTGCATTAGATATTGATGATGGTACGTACCCGTATAATAATTCTGAATATAATACTTTATTGAATATTTGATAACCGGCACCAACAGAAACAAGACCAATATTTCCTGCAAATTGTACTTTTACATAATCTGGAATATACCAAGACTTATCTTTATTTAAATTAGATTCTTGAGCATAAGATTGTGTGAAAAAGAATAGTACTATGGGTAATAAAAATATATTTTTAATCTTCATTTTTTTATAATTCAATAATTTCAAAATTAAAAGTTTCACCCTGTACGTCTATAATACCATATTCAGGATTTTTTAGAGCAGGCACAGTTAAATAACTAACCTTTCCATCAGCTTTTCCATCTTCATAGAAAAAACTATGATTATGTCCATTTACCGACAATGACACATTGTTATCTGTCATTATCGACTTATACGTTTCTCTCATTTCATCACTAAAATCTGTACTAGAAGGAGGAA from Polaribacter sp. ALD11 includes the following:
- a CDS encoding N-acetylornithine carbamoyltransferase; this translates as MKNYTSINDIDNINSWIEEAKEIKAEPLKNIELGKNKTLGLLFFNSSLRTRLSTQKAALNLGMNPIVMNVSGDTWGIEFGDGTVMDGNTAEHIKEAAAVISQYCDIIAVRAFPSLTDKQKDESEHVLKSFVQFASVPIVSMESATGHPLQGLTDAITIAENSTKKRPKVVLSWAPHVKALPHAVGNSFVQAMQKMDVEFVIANPEGYDLNPEITKDTPIYHNQSAAFKDADFVYAKNWSSYNNYGQILNVDADWMITKDKLANAKFMHCLPVRRNLVVEDAVLDSDASLVIEQANNRTFAAQLVLKKILENN
- the argB gene encoding acetylglutamate kinase, yielding MEKLSIIKIGGKIIEDETSLHAFLKLFSNLEGKKILVHGGGKRATYIASKLGVESKMIAGRRITDKETLDVITMVYGGLVNKNIVAKLQALQINAIGLTGADINSVKSERRPVKEVDFGFVGDVKQVNSNGIDKLMKADFTPVFCAITHDGNGQLLNTNADTIASTIAVGMSEIYETSIYYCFELNGVLRDFNVKDSVVKVINSKTYKELLDAKIITDGMIPKIDNCFDALNNGVSRVHIGNTSMFTKENEFYTTITL
- the argH gene encoding argininosuccinate lyase, which encodes MKLWDKGFSIDKQIEKFTVGNDREIDMHIAKYDVQASLAHAIMLASIGIITADELKDLKRGLKELADDIENGTFIIEASFEDVHSKIEWELTNKLGEVGKKIHTARSRNDQVLVALQLYYKENLAIINDKTKTLFDTLLGLAETHKESLLPGYTHLQVAMPSSFGLWFSAYAELLIDDVYMLNAVSRVVDQNPLGSAAGYGSSFPIDRELTTKELDFATLKYNVVAAQLSRGKSERSIASALGGLCNTMARFAMDVCLYMSQNFNFISFPDELTTGSSIMPHKKNPDVFELIRGKCNKIQALHTEMVMITNNLPTGYHRDYQLLKENIINAFEDVKDILDIFNYSIQQVIVKDIDLNDEKYQYLFTVDSINNLVVEGMSFREAYQKIGGQVQAGTYKPDLGKQHSHVGSIHNLSLDKIKEKYPKN
- a CDS encoding M20 family metallo-hydrolase; this encodes MTLQKLTENAISLLKNLIETQSFSTEEENTAKLIEGWFIENEIPFKRTKNNIWATNKHFDESKPTLLLNSHHDTVHPNSAYTKDPLKAIVEDGKLYGLGSNDAGGCLVSLIATFTNFYAQENLKYNLVIVASAEEENSGPDGLNSMLSIIPHIDVAIVGEPTLMNLAVAEKGLVVFDAVVAGTPSHAAHPNNNNSIYNTIEVLQWFKDFKFDKPSVALGDVKMTVTQIAAGSQHNVVPAHVDLVIDVRVNDAYSNKEIAAILQEKSPCTTITPRSLRLNSSSISTEHDLVKAGIAMGRETYGSPTLSDQSVLTCQSLKLGPGDSTRSHSADEFIYLAEIEEGIQIYIELLNRVIK